Proteins encoded by one window of Microcoleus sp. FACHB-68:
- a CDS encoding Crp/Fnr family transcriptional regulator, with amino-acid sequence MKATIEQLAQILIFSDLESPELERLQAYSQVKQFQPGEIVMQEGDRLPAKLYALFKGSLRVTKTSAAGKETILRTLLTGEIFAAPALLGNGIAPATVTAESDSEILTVDRDALLEAIQQKPEIALRMLMVFNQRIQQLHDTVHGLVSERAIVRLARLILYSASQDGTEQTAAGFVLKSKLSYYQIARSIGITYEECLRLIKTIKSVVAYSRGGKITILDMKALEEIAAGKELKD; translated from the coding sequence ATGAAAGCTACCATTGAACAACTCGCACAAATTCTGATTTTTTCAGATTTAGAATCCCCAGAATTAGAACGGTTGCAGGCTTATAGCCAAGTGAAGCAATTTCAGCCGGGGGAAATTGTCATGCAAGAAGGGGATCGCTTGCCGGCGAAGCTTTATGCACTCTTCAAGGGTTCCCTTCGCGTCACCAAAACCTCGGCTGCCGGTAAAGAAACGATTCTCCGCACCTTATTAACTGGGGAAATTTTTGCCGCACCGGCACTCTTAGGCAATGGCATTGCGCCGGCAACCGTTACCGCCGAATCTGATAGCGAAATTCTTACTGTAGATCGAGATGCTTTACTCGAAGCCATTCAGCAAAAACCAGAGATTGCCTTGCGAATGCTGATGGTATTTAATCAAAGAATCCAGCAGCTTCACGACACCGTACATGGATTAGTGTCAGAACGCGCAATTGTACGGTTAGCGCGGTTAATTTTATATTCTGCCTCACAAGATGGCACGGAGCAAACGGCAGCCGGCTTTGTTTTAAAATCTAAGCTTTCTTACTATCAAATCGCTCGCAGTATCGGAATTACTTATGAAGAATGCCTGCGCCTGATTAAAACTATTAAATCAGTTGTGGCTTACAGTCGCGGCGGGAAAATTACAATTTTGGATATGAAAGCATTAGAAGAAATCGCTGCCGGTAAAGAACTTAAGGATTGA
- a CDS encoding Uma2 family endonuclease, translated as MDSSSLNRQTIEILSHEQKPNQVIGNILHCLRYGCRLGWFIDPDDFSILVFLPNQQPELLQGGDRLPVLEEINLELTAEQVFGWLKMGS; from the coding sequence ATTGATTCGTCATCACTCAACCGGCAGACGATTGAAATTCTCTCTCACGAACAGAAGCCGAATCAAGTCATTGGCAACATTCTCCACTGTCTGCGCTACGGTTGTCGATTGGGATGGTTTATTGATCCTGATGACTTTAGTATTTTAGTATTCCTCCCAAACCAACAGCCAGAATTGTTACAAGGAGGAGATCGCTTGCCGGTGCTAGAAGAAATTAACTTGGAGCTAACAGCAGAGCAAGTGTTTGGATGGCTTAAAATGGGAAGTTAG
- a CDS encoding alternative oxidase, which produces MIRLLVNVLEWILNTFYRNRRYPRFFVLETVARVPYFAYTSVLHLYETMGWWRKADWLKIHFAESWNELHHLLISEELGGNKYWIDRFIAHAGALVYYWIVVSVYILSPRSAYHFMQLVEEHAYHTYDELLKEHGDELKTQAPPQIALSYYRNGDLYMFDEFQTTRPPEERRPHIETLYDVFVAIRDDEMEHVKTMVACQKDDARASFKSPHSPDKVALPEASKAGIESNEESLEEEAVEKEPVEMQ; this is translated from the coding sequence ATGATTCGTCTACTTGTCAATGTTTTAGAGTGGATTCTGAACACTTTTTATCGCAATCGCCGTTATCCTCGCTTCTTTGTTTTAGAAACGGTGGCGCGGGTTCCCTACTTTGCCTATACTTCAGTGCTTCACCTTTACGAAACGATGGGGTGGTGGCGTAAGGCAGACTGGCTAAAAATTCACTTTGCTGAGTCTTGGAACGAGCTACACCACCTGCTAATTAGTGAAGAATTGGGAGGTAACAAATACTGGATTGATCGCTTTATTGCCCATGCCGGCGCTTTGGTTTACTACTGGATTGTCGTTTCTGTGTACATCCTTTCACCCCGTTCTGCTTATCACTTTATGCAGCTGGTGGAAGAACACGCTTACCATACTTATGATGAGCTTCTCAAAGAGCATGGGGACGAACTAAAAACTCAGGCTCCACCCCAAATTGCCCTCAGTTATTACAGAAATGGCGACCTCTATATGTTTGATGAATTCCAAACAACGCGCCCGCCAGAGGAACGCCGCCCGCATATTGAGACACTCTATGACGTGTTTGTTGCCATTCGAGATGATGAAATGGAACACGTGAAAACAATGGTTGCGTGCCAAAAAGATGATGCCAGAGCGAGCTTTAAGAGTCCGCACAGTCCTGATAAAGTGGCACTACCTGAAGCGAGCAAAGCCGGCATTGAAAGCAATGAAGAAAGTTTAGAGGAAGAAGCGGTTGAAAAAGAGCCGGTAGAAATGCAGTAG
- a CDS encoding cupin domain-containing protein, which translates to MTTPTVTGSSSIIRLQEQIEYPHAGVLSKVLVKDKNCQYTLFCLAAGTDISEHSSARNATVNVIEGRGILNLEGKDINLEPGVFIFMPAHALHALKAEEDLAFLLTLSEAT; encoded by the coding sequence ATGACAACTCCAACTGTAACCGGCTCATCTTCAATCATTCGACTGCAAGAGCAAATCGAATACCCTCATGCCGGCGTCCTCAGCAAAGTGCTGGTGAAAGATAAAAATTGTCAATACACCCTATTTTGCCTAGCTGCCGGCACCGATATTTCAGAACATTCTTCGGCTCGGAATGCAACCGTCAATGTCATTGAAGGGCGAGGAATTCTGAATTTAGAAGGGAAAGATATTAACCTTGAGCCGGGCGTTTTTATCTTTATGCCGGCTCATGCGCTCCATGCCTTAAAAGCCGAAGAAGATTTAGCTTTCCTGCTCACCCTTTCTGAAGCGACTTAA
- a CDS encoding class I SAM-dependent methyltransferase: protein MSNATLNFQTASGHQILAAAGKTILRPGGRTATEQLFQWANFQPGETVLELASSFGYSAIALAQRFGVRVVGVEKNPESVERARANVQAAGLEGQVEIIEGNIFHLDTISEQFDWVFAEAILSMQSAPGKAKILKEIQSRLKPGGKFLSHEMVAKTREAEIHQDLAQIVRSNTTPLSETNWKAAFTAAGLQVQQQKTGTLALLDLRQVIQDEGLLSTAKILWNVLTHPQIRQRVLAMRGVFKKYQQDLGYIIQCAIAE from the coding sequence ATGAGCAACGCGACTTTGAATTTCCAAACAGCATCGGGTCATCAAATACTGGCAGCCGCCGGCAAAACGATTTTACGGCCTGGTGGGCGCACTGCCACAGAACAATTATTTCAATGGGCTAATTTTCAGCCTGGAGAAACAGTGCTAGAGTTAGCGTCTAGTTTTGGCTACAGTGCGATCGCCCTGGCTCAGCGTTTTGGCGTGCGGGTTGTCGGTGTTGAAAAAAATCCAGAAAGTGTAGAACGTGCCCGTGCTAATGTTCAGGCTGCCGGCTTAGAAGGGCAAGTCGAAATTATTGAGGGAAATATTTTTCATTTAGATACCATTTCTGAGCAGTTTGATTGGGTTTTTGCAGAAGCAATTCTATCCATGCAATCTGCACCGGGAAAAGCTAAAATCTTGAAAGAAATTCAGAGCCGGCTTAAACCAGGTGGCAAGTTTCTCTCTCACGAAATGGTCGCCAAAACTCGTGAAGCAGAAATTCATCAAGATTTAGCACAAATTGTGCGAAGCAATACGACACCGCTATCTGAAACGAACTGGAAAGCAGCTTTTACAGCAGCCGGCTTGCAAGTTCAGCAGCAAAAAACCGGGACGCTGGCATTGTTAGATTTGCGGCAAGTCATTCAAGATGAAGGCTTGTTGAGTACGGCTAAAATTTTGTGGAATGTGTTAACTCACCCTCAGATCCGGCAGCGAGTGCTGGCAATGCGCGGCGTGTTTAAGAAATATCAGCAGGATTTGGGATACATCATTCAGTGTGCAATTGCTGAGTAA
- a CDS encoding DUF29 domain-containing protein — protein sequence MNETYLADFNAWIDQTAQLLRDRHWHEIDVEHLIEEIEGLGKSERRAIISQLTRLLLHLLKWQYQPQRRSDSWLDSITDARTQIELSIEDSPSLKDYPAEQLEESYQRARRQAAKQTTLNISVFPEECPYSWSLVLDEDWLPED from the coding sequence ATGAATGAAACGTATCTAGCAGATTTCAATGCGTGGATTGACCAAACAGCCCAGCTATTGCGGGATCGTCACTGGCATGAAATTGACGTAGAGCATCTAATTGAGGAGATTGAGGGCTTGGGCAAAAGTGAACGGAGGGCGATTATCAGTCAATTAACTCGCCTTTTACTACATTTGCTCAAGTGGCAATATCAACCTCAGCGTCGTTCGGATAGTTGGCTAGATTCTATAACTGATGCTCGGACTCAAATTGAATTATCAATTGAAGATAGTCCCAGTCTCAAAGATTATCCCGCAGAGCAACTTGAAGAGAGTTACCAACGCGCGCGTCGCCAAGCAGCTAAACAAACGACTCTAAATATTTCAGTGTTTCCAGAAGAGTGTCCCTATTCTTGGAGTCTAGTCTTAGATGAAGACTGGCTACCAGAAGACTAA